One genomic window of bacterium includes the following:
- a CDS encoding DUF433 domain-containing protein — MVTATEHRYVVRDDSILGGEPIVRGTRTPVRAVVELWRLGVTPEEIPGHLPHLGLAQVFDALSFFADHQAEIQGHINRNQVGDDLMHPAARPDA; from the coding sequence ATGGTTACCGCAACCGAGCACCGGTATGTCGTACGGGACGACAGCATCCTGGGTGGGGAGCCCATCGTCCGGGGCACACGTACGCCGGTAAGGGCCGTTGTCGAACTGTGGCGGCTCGGGGTCACCCCTGAGGAGATCCCCGGACACCTTCCACACCTCGGGCTTGCGCAGGTGTTTGACGCTCTGAGCTTTTTCGCTGATCACCAGGCGGAGATTCAGGGCCATATCAACCGCAACCAGGTCGGCGACGATCTGATGCATCCAGCAGCACGTCCGGATGCCTAG
- a CDS encoding DUF5615 family PIN-like protein yields the protein MRLWLDEMVPAEVARQLRRRGYDVQAAQEPEHRWAWGLEDAEQLQAATRVGRALVTFNLRDFVPLSQQWAEAGREHAGIILVHARAVQPGEIGALVQRLAALLDATQDDQGLENRVVFLR from the coding sequence GTGCGGCTGTGGCTTGACGAGATGGTCCCCGCCGAAGTCGCCCGCCAGTTGCGCCGGCGCGGGTACGACGTGCAGGCCGCGCAGGAACCGGAGCACCGGTGGGCGTGGGGCCTGGAGGACGCCGAGCAACTCCAGGCCGCGACGCGGGTTGGGCGGGCCCTGGTCACCTTCAACCTGCGGGACTTCGTCCCGCTGTCCCAGCAGTGGGCCGAAGCCGGCAGGGAGCACGCAGGCATCATCCTGGTCCACGCCAGGGCGGTTCAGCCCGGTGAGATCGGCGCGCTGGTCCAGAGACTGGCTGCGCTGCTCGACGCCACTCAGGATGATCAGGGGCTGGAGAACCGCGTCGTCTTCCTGCGTTAA
- a CDS encoding DUF5615 family PIN-like protein: MPPRLLLDVHFSRAVAYALRSRGFDAVAAQDDALLRSRSDEHLLAAAAEQRRAVVTYNINDFVTLARAWVMGERGHFGIVLVHPGTIAQADIGGQARALEHLLASLPTEDALRGVTVFLGKPDL, from the coding sequence GTGCCGCCTCGCCTGCTGCTCGATGTTCACTTCTCACGAGCCGTCGCCTACGCGCTCCGTTCCCGAGGATTTGACGCCGTGGCTGCTCAGGACGATGCCTTGCTCCGCAGCCGCAGCGACGAGCACCTGCTGGCAGCGGCTGCCGAGCAACGGCGCGCGGTGGTCACGTACAACATCAACGATTTCGTCACCTTGGCGCGCGCGTGGGTTATGGGTGAACGCGGGCACTTTGGGATTGTACTGGTGCACCCTGGAACGATCGCCCAGGCAGACATCGGAGGGCAGGCACGAGCCCTTGAGCACCTCCTGGCGTCACTTCCCACAGAGGACGCGCTCAGGGGCGTGACGGTGTTTCTCGGGAAGCCCGATCTCTAG
- a CDS encoding ribbon-helix-helix protein, CopG family, which produces MRTYARTTKAKITLTLSSDVVCQLDALARAPQSRSRSHLVEEALRRWLDERVQENIEQQTEEYYGSLSPAEREQDREWAALAAEAARQLWDK; this is translated from the coding sequence ATGCGTACTTACGCTCGTACGACGAAGGCCAAGATAACCCTGACGCTGAGCTCTGATGTGGTATGTCAGCTCGACGCTCTGGCACGCGCGCCGCAATCTCGCTCTCGTAGCCATCTTGTGGAAGAGGCTCTGCGTCGGTGGCTTGACGAACGCGTCCAGGAGAATATCGAGCAGCAGACTGAGGAGTACTACGGCTCTCTATCGCCCGCCGAGCGCGAACAAGACAGAGAGTGGGCCGCACTCGCAGCCGAGGCAGCCCGACAACTGTGGGACAAGTAA
- a CDS encoding type II toxin-antitoxin system PemK/MazF family toxin, with translation MSYPRRGEIYLVTLPGHPADPKARPALIVSMDVRNRLANDVMVVPLSTTLRAAPTHVELPAGEGGLRETSMAKCEQVTTLDKSFLIRGPFAGTISPALMREIEKAIQRAIGIPVA, from the coding sequence GTGTCGTATCCACGCCGAGGTGAGATCTACCTGGTCACCCTACCCGGGCACCCTGCCGATCCTAAGGCGCGACCCGCCCTGATCGTGTCAATGGACGTCCGTAACCGCCTGGCGAATGATGTGATGGTGGTGCCGCTGTCCACGACTCTCCGCGCGGCCCCGACCCACGTCGAACTGCCCGCAGGGGAAGGTGGCCTGCGGGAAACTTCGATGGCCAAGTGCGAGCAGGTAACCACCCTGGATAAGTCGTTCCTGATTCGTGGCCCCTTCGCTGGAACCATCAGTCCCGCGCTCATGCGGGAAATCGAAAAAGCGATCCAGCGGGCTATTGGCATTCCCGTCGCGTGA